Sequence from the Bremerella volcania genome:
TCGCCAGGACTTCATTGCGCTCGGCGCGCGTCATGCCGTCACTTTCCGGCTGACGCATCAGTTCGTCTTCGCCACCCACTTTGATGCGCTGAAACCACTGCGGCAGTTCACCCAGATTGCGCTTGGTGAAGCGTTTGCCATCGGGCATGTGCAGCGTTTGATCGCGTCCCAGGATGGCCGTCACGCGATACGATTGGCTACGCCCGAGATTGACTTCCTCGATCCCGACCTTCTCGCCATCGCGGCCCGTGCGCAGCTTGACCGAGTCGGCACCCTTGTCGTTGAGCAGACGAGTCCACTCTTGCAGAGCCGTAATCGACAGACCTTTCTCGGTGATCACCTCGAGCGTCACGCGATGATCGGCCCAGGCCGTCGCCGGAAACGCAAAGAGGATCAAGGTCGTTAATAGCGTGCGCAGTTGAGTCATGCCTGGCTCCGTTTCGGTTCTCGTTCACGACTCAATTGTAGCACTCGCCTGGCGCGCAGCCGGGGAATTGGCAGAATCGTTACCCTTGGAATTCCCTTACTGGCGGTGTCTAAGTGGTTGCAACGATCCAGGGGAAGGGACAAAATAACCGGTTCTGTGGTTTGCCACACTTTTTTATTGACATACCATCGACGCGTTTTTCACCCCTCAAAGGAGCACGGCATGGCCCGCGCAGTCACGATGTTCACCGGCCAGTGGGCCGATATGAAACTGGACGATTTGGCCAAGACCATGAAAGGTTTTGGTTTTGACGGTCTCGAATTGGCCTGCTGGGGGGACCACTTTGAAGTGGACCGCGCCGTCACCGAAGATGACTACTGCGACAAGAAACGCGAACAACTGGACAAGTACGATCTGGGGTGCTGGTCGATCAGCACGCATCTATGTGGCCAGGCCGTTTGCGACATCATCGACGAGCGTCACAAGGCGATCCTGCCTGACTCGGTTTGGGGGGACGGCGATCCGGCCGGTGTGAACGACCGCGCGGCGGAAGCGGTGAAAAACGCTGCCCGGGCAGCTCAGAAGTTTGGCGTGCCGGTCGTCAACGGTTTCACCGGCAGCAGCATCTGGCACCTGCTTTACAGCTTTCCGCCGGTTCCTCCGAAGATGATCGACGACGGCTTCAAGCTGTTCGCCGATCGCTGGAATCCGATCATGGACGTCTTCGGCGAATGCGGCATCAAGTTCGGCCTGGAAGTCCACCCGACCGAAATCGCGTTCGACATTTACAGCGCCGAGAAGGCCCTTGATGCGATCGGTCACCGCGAAGAGTTCGGCTTCAACTTCGACCCAAGCCATCTGCTGTGGCAAGGGATCGACCCGGTCGAATTCATTCGCTACTTCCCCGACCGCATCTACCACGTCCACATCAAGGACGCGATCACGACGCTCAACGGCCGTAGCGGCATTCTGGGCAGCCACATCGACTTCGGCGATCATCGCCGCGGTTGGAACTTCCGCAGCCCTGGCCACGGTGGCGTGAACTTTGAAGAAATCATCCGCGCCTTGAATGACATCAAGTACACCGGCCCGCTGAGCATCGAATGGGAAGACAGCGGCATGGATCGTCTGCATGGTGCGGAAGAATCGTGCGAGTTCGTCCGCAGCATCGACTTCGCCCCCAGCGACGTGGCGTTCGATTCTGCCTTCGACAAAGAAAAGCAGTAAGCAAGCGGAATCCTGGCGTATCTTGTCCCCTTCCCGTGCGAGGGGAGAGAGGGCTAGGGCTAATCCTCAAATCGCTACAAACCAAACAATCCGAGCCAGAAGCATAATCCGGCTCGGTTTTTTCATGCGCCGGGGCCAGAAGTTGGCAAGGAATCGGGATTGAGGTCACACTAGAGTGTTAGTGACTACCAGATCCTAGCCCTGGAAGTGCGACATGTATAATAGCCAGGGGCGTGAGCCCCTGGTACGAGATCTCCAAAAGCGAGTTCAGCCCCCAACGGGGCGACATAGCCTATGCCGCCCCGTTGGGGCTCGCGATTGATTTATACACCTTTCCAGGGGCTCGCGCCCCTGGCTATGACATGTCGCCCCGTTGGGGC
This genomic interval carries:
- a CDS encoding sugar phosphate isomerase/epimerase family protein; this encodes MARAVTMFTGQWADMKLDDLAKTMKGFGFDGLELACWGDHFEVDRAVTEDDYCDKKREQLDKYDLGCWSISTHLCGQAVCDIIDERHKAILPDSVWGDGDPAGVNDRAAEAVKNAARAAQKFGVPVVNGFTGSSIWHLLYSFPPVPPKMIDDGFKLFADRWNPIMDVFGECGIKFGLEVHPTEIAFDIYSAEKALDAIGHREEFGFNFDPSHLLWQGIDPVEFIRYFPDRIYHVHIKDAITTLNGRSGILGSHIDFGDHRRGWNFRSPGHGGVNFEEIIRALNDIKYTGPLSIEWEDSGMDRLHGAEESCEFVRSIDFAPSDVAFDSAFDKEKQ